From Marivirga harenae, one genomic window encodes:
- a CDS encoding outer membrane beta-barrel protein, with protein sequence MRKQLMLLSALLLLSCPIFAQDESSEEEGSSGGMAGAGDLLFEVTGTPFDGSSLLNFSEFRARYFITEEMAVRLGMDMDLNNNQQTPDVVINDSEWNLMPGFEYHFINEGSFRSYAAGDLMIGQRIASRKSSTGPTVLGATSLPNNPASFVGGRGYTQFGARVSIGAEYFFGERFYVGGEIGFQYVRRNNKEVLVDGESFQAPTSTSFGYLNTTNVLKIGFRFLTF encoded by the coding sequence ATGAGAAAACAATTGATGCTTTTATCTGCATTGCTATTGCTTTCATGTCCTATTTTCGCTCAGGATGAAAGTTCTGAGGAAGAAGGTAGTTCGGGAGGAATGGCTGGGGCAGGAGATCTCCTCTTTGAGGTGACCGGAACTCCCTTTGACGGGAGTAGCTTATTGAACTTTTCTGAGTTTAGGGCACGCTATTTTATTACAGAAGAAATGGCGGTTCGCTTAGGAATGGATATGGATTTGAACAATAATCAGCAAACACCTGATGTAGTGATCAATGATAGCGAGTGGAACCTAATGCCAGGTTTTGAATATCATTTTATAAATGAAGGCTCATTTCGCTCATATGCGGCTGGTGATTTAATGATTGGTCAGCGAATTGCAAGTCGAAAATCAAGTACTGGGCCAACGGTACTGGGCGCTACATCATTACCCAATAATCCGGCTTCATTTGTAGGAGGTCGAGGCTACACCCAATTTGGTGCTAGAGTCTCAATAGGAGCAGAATATTTCTTTGGTGAGCGCTTTTATGTTGGAGGCGAAATAGGCTTTCAATATGTTCGCAGAAATAATAAAGAGGTATTAGTGGATGGAGAAAGCTTTCAAGCACCAACCTCTACTAGCTTTGGCTATTTAAACACTACGAATGTGCTTAAAATTGGATTTAGATTTTTAACATTTTAA